The Marivirga tractuosa DSM 4126 genome contains the following window.
CCCCCTGAAAGTGAAATGATTTTTTTTACTCCTGCTTCCTTCATCGCTTCTACAATATTTTCAGTCCCATTAGTTTGTAACCATTGAGGTGATCCCTTCACATGACCAAACAAACTGAGTACAACATCAGCATTTTCTACTGTTCTTATCACATCATCTGCACTCAGAACATCTCCTTCTATAACTTCGAGCTTGGAATTTGCCAGTTCAACTTTTTTTGGGCTCCTTACTAATGCCTTAACTTTATAGCCTTCTTTCAATGCTGTTTCCAAAACTAGTTTCCCTGTCTGTCCAGTGCCACCGAATATCGCTAGTGTCTTCATAATAATCTATCCTTTTAACTAAATTAACGTAAAAATAGATAGTCTGATAGTAGATTTCATTTGAAAAGACACTTACCTTTTTGTTAGTAAAAGGCTAAAACAAACTTATTACATTTAACCCAGATGATTGATCACAAAATACAAATAACAGCACGATGCCCAATCCGAACAACCATGGAATTGTTAGGAGGAAAATGGAAGTTACTGATTATCCAGCAACTCAAAAGTGGCAAGAAAAGAAGTCATGAAATAAAAGAACTGCTCCCAGATATAAGTGAAAAAATGCTTTTTCAAGAATTAAAATCACTCTTGGAATCAGGTCTTATCAGTAAAGAAACAGAAAGCAAAAACCACTGAAGGTTGTTTACTCCATTACTGCAATAGGTGAAAAAACTTATCCACTTCTGAAGAGCATGCGAGATTTCGCTGTAGAATACGAAGAATTTATTAGCAAGAATAACTAAACGAATCCCTTCATAATAATTCTTTGAGTATGGTATTCTTGGTTTTCCTTCAATCCTAAAA
Protein-coding sequences here:
- a CDS encoding NAD(P)-dependent oxidoreductase, which encodes MKTLAIFGGTGQTGKLVLETALKEGYKVKALVRSPKKVELANSKLEVIEGDVLSADDVIRTVENADVVLSLFGHVKGSPQWLQTNGTENIVEAMKEAGVKKIISLSGGGLPVPDKDKPKLADKMIRFIMKVAVPKILKDAVLHAAILRKSNLDWMIVRGPRLTNEKPKNEYRVGWVGVNASTKISRADLADFILKQIESDEFVHQMPFVSE